A genomic segment from Glycine soja cultivar W05 chromosome 20, ASM419377v2, whole genome shotgun sequence encodes:
- the LOC114402215 gene encoding signal peptide peptidase-like 2, which produces MASSPSLAVAVVVLLLLALFAAAAADDASCHHDLQLVKIKSWIDGKKDVDYNGMTARFSSYLPEDADQASKTPALFSDPIDCCSSSTSKLSGSVALCVRGTCDFTTKATFAQSAGATATLMINNADELFEMECSNYTRINISIPVVEITKSTGDTLNKLLTSKSKVEILLYAPTRPVVDYSVAFLWLMAVGTVICASLWSDITAPDQTDERYNELSPKVFPLSEAGKDDSEDLVNIDTKGAIVFVITASTFLVLLFFFMSSWFIWVLIILFCIGGIEGMHNCIVSLALRKRPKCGQKTQNLPMFGEVSIFSLVVLLFCVIFAVVWVATRHESFSWFGQDTLGIGLMITVLQLARLPNIKVATVLLCCAFVYDIFWVFISPVIFQKSVMITVARGDKAGGEAIPMLLRFPRLSDPWGGYDMIGFGDILFPGLLVSFARRFDKANKKGVASGYFLWLVIGYGFGLFFTYLGLYMMNGHGQPALLYLVPCTLGVTVVLGCKRGELKYLWSYDADSSSSS; this is translated from the exons ATGGCGTCGTCCCCTTCTTTGGCGGTGGCCGTCGTCGTCCTTCTATTATTGGCGTTGTTCGCAGCAGCGGCCGCCGATGACGCCTCCTGCCATCATGACCTGCAATTG GTGAAGATAAAGAGCTGGATCGATGGGAAGAAAGATGTTGACTATAACGGTATGACTGCTAGATTCAGCTCTTATTTGCCTGAAGATGCCGATCAAGCTTCCAAAACTCCTGCTCTTTTTTCTGATCCTATTGACTGCTGTTCCTCTTCAACTTCAAAG TTATCCGGATCAGTTGCTCTCTGTGTACGGGGTACTTGTGACTTCACAACTAAAGCTACATTTGCACAGTCCGCAGGTGCCACTGCCACCTTGATGATAAACAACGCCGATG AACTCTTTGAGATGGAGTGCTCCAATTACACCAGGATAAATATTTCAATTCCAGTTGTGGAGATAACTAAGTCAACAGGAGACACTCTCAACAAACTTTTGACGTCTAAAAGTAAAG TGGAGATTTTGTTATATGCTCCAACTCGCCCAGTTGTAGACTACTCAGTTGCATTTTTGTGGTTGATGGCTGTTGGAACAGTTATATGTGCTTCACTATGGTCAGATATAACTGCTCCTGATCAAACTGATGAACGCTATAATGAATTGTCTCCCAAGGTTTTTCC CTTGTCTGAAGCAGGGAAAGATGATTCTGAGGACTTGGTTAACATAGATACAAAGGGTGCTATCGTCTTCGTCATTACGGCATCTACTTTTCTTGTGCTACTGTTCTTCTTCATGTCGTCTTGGTTTATCTGGGTGCTGATTATACTTTTCTGCATTGGTGGTATTGAG GGGATGCACAATTGTATTGTAAGCCTCGCTTTAAG AAAGCGTCCAAAATGTGGTCAGAAGACTCAGAATTTACCTATGTTTGGAGAGGTTTCTATTTTCTCGCTGGTAGTGTTACTATTCTGCGTGATATTTGCGGTTGTGTGGGTTGCTACTCGGCATGAATCATTTTCATGGTTTGGCCAAGATACTCTT GGCATTGGTTTGATGATAACAGTCTTACAGTTGGCTCGGTTGCCTAATATTAAG GTTGCAACTGTACTCCTTTGTTGTGCATTTGTATACGACATCTTTTGGGTATTCATATCTCCAGTGATATTCCAGAAGAGTGTTATGATTACA GTTGCTCGTGGTGACAAGGCCGGTGGTGAAGCAATTCCTATGCTTTTGAGATTTCCTCGTCTTTCTGATCCTTGGGGTGGCTATGATATGATTGGATTTGGAGATATTCTCTTTCCTGGTTTGCTTGTTTCCTTTGCTCGTAG ATTCGACAAAGCTAATAAGAAGGGGGTCGCAAGCGGATATTTTCTTTGGTTGGTAATTGGCTATGGTTTTG GCCTCTTCTTCACATATCTGGGGCTATATATGATGAACGGTCATGGACAACCTGCACTGCTGTACCTGGTTCCATGTACACTAG GAGTGACTGTGGTATTGGGATGCAAAAGAGGTGAGCTAAAGTACCTTTGGAGCTATGATGCAGACTCCTCCTCCTCGTCTTAG
- the LOC114401180 gene encoding putative lipid-transfer protein DIR1: MSMYLKQKQMIVGVALVVFLLLISVKGQSICNVSLPDLMTCKPAVTPPNPTPPSQQCCSVLSHADLPCLCSYKNSPLLPSLGIDPKLALQLPAKCNLPHPPNC; the protein is encoded by the coding sequence ATGAGTATGTATCTGAAGCAGAAGCAGATGATAGTGGGTGTGGCATTGGTGGTGTTCTTGTTGTTGATTTCGGTGAAGGGACAAAGCATATGCAACGTATCCTTACCAGATTTAATGACATGCAAACCAGCGGTGACGCCTCCAAATCCAACGCCACCCTCCCAACAGTGCTGTTCTGTACTCTCACATGCAGACTTGCCCTGCCTTTGCTCTTACAAGAACTCCCCACTATTGCCTTCTCTCGGAATTGATCCTAAGCTCGCCCTCCAACTCCCTGCCAAGTGCAACCTTCCTCATCCTCCCAACTGCTAA